ATGATTTTGGGGCTGTCAGAGAAACCTAAACAAAGCTTACGCACATCAGTGGGATGATAAAACATTTTGCCTGAAATGTTTTTCGTATATGTTGTGCAAATAAATGTGATTGACTTAACACATGTAAGTAGGGTGTGAAGTTACTCTAAAAACAACTTATCCTTTGACCTCAATCATGCATTGTAATGCATTCTTGCTTTTTGTACTCAACTttgtaatattttctttttgtattAAATAGTAAAGAGCATTGTCGTTTGGCATATTATATCTAAATTTCAATgttaaagaaacaaaaaatgaaacgGATACATTCATGAGAAACATACCAACATATCCGGTTTAATTCCTGTACCATCAACATCTCCCTCTTCAACATGCCACCCAGAGGGAATATCTATAGAGACTATAACTGGTTTTTTTTGGCCATTTTGATTATAATTATTTAGAGAAACCAGTCTTTGGATCAAATCATCAAAAGGAGGCCTCGGAGAACCTGGCAATCAGAAAATAACAAATTTAAATAATGCGAAATGGGACTATTTGTTCAAAATCTTAGACAGTAGTTTGGGATTCAGAGCTTGTGTTAATAATAGAGAAAGCCTATTTGAttgaaatgattgtgaaaagtGAGTTGGAAAGATTGGTGCAAATTATTGTTTATAATTGTAGCACTCATATCAAATTTATTCTGATAGGGATCCCATGCGCAACACAGACATGCCAAAATGTTCTAAGCAGACAATTAACACagataaaaagaaaacataCATGAATAACAGATAAGAAGCTCAGGCAAGACAATAGCTAGAGGCAGAAAAGCAGTATATTGTTAAATCCCTTGTTTCCAGGACATTGGTGAGGAAGAAGTACATATACAAGGATCACAAACAATGTTTAAAAGAAATGTAAATTACCATGAAATGAGAATCCAAACATCGCATCCACCAGAATGTCAAAGTCATTTGATAAATCAGACGGTAGATCTTCCACTGCCAAGAACGGGATTGAAAGCGCTTCAAGCTACATCATCAATACTTCATCAGAGACTTACAGCAacatataataataacaaacacaaagaataaaagaaaaagagtagCTATGCCCACATGAACTCCATGGTACCTGAGTAACTAACCCAGCATAAAGAGGCTTCGGGGTACGCTTCGGGTAACAGACCAAGGGCTTATAACCAAAGTGATGAAGATGCCGGGCAGCAACAAGACCATCACCACCATTGTTACCAGGACCACAGATAGTAAGAACACGACTATACTCACTTGGTTTGTAAACCTGTGAAAGAACAACAATTCAAGTACATGGAAATTCATAGATAAAGAGATCAAAACTTAATGTTTCTGTCCTAATTGAGATGAGCATTAGAAATCAAAGAGATGAATTCAAACCTAGCAAAGCAAAGCAAATACCTCAGAAATGGAGGTAGCGACACTCAAACCAGCCAGTTCCTGCAATTGCAATATCAGAAAGAACAGAAATTAAGCAAAGAGCGaaatgaaagaggaaaaaatgaagaaaagcgAAGAAGATAGACCATAAGCTGATCGACACTGAAGCCAAGAGGACCCATGAGAGTTTCATCAATCTCAGCAGCTTCTCGCTGCGCGAGGTAAGTCACAGAGTCAGAATCGACGACGCTCGCCATGGTTTGAACCGAAGCAGCTTTCGCAGTCGAAATTGGTCGAATCCTTGAAGGCCTGAGAATACCCTGCAACAAAGAAGTCTCGAAGTGAAATCGAAAATTGATTTGATGAGatgaggaaggaggaggagtgGCTTACGGAGAAGAATTGAAAGAGGGGGTTGCGGTGGCGGAGAGAAGAGGGAGAGAGGGTGTGGATGGTGGCGGTTTTATGGGTTTGAGAGAGGGAATGTGTGAGGAATAGAGATGTTAGTGTGAGTGTCGATGTCATGCTCCTTCTTCCCTTCACTATTGATGAAGGCATTGGTTAGGTGCTTCCGGCTTTTGCTTCTGCATTCCATCACTGTTGAGGCACTGCGGGTTCCTAACAGTTTAAACAGCAGTTCGGTTTAGCTGGTGTTATATGGTTTGGTAATGGAGTTTTCCCAATCATTTTCTGGAATCATTGCCTCGTTGGCTCCACCTTCGCCATTGAAGACTTGGAGGATATGtttggctatgtttggattgattaGGCTTTGCAATGGAAAAAGTTAGTATTAGGATTACATTTCACTGTTTATTTAGTTATGTTAATAGAGATGTTAGACTCCTCTAAAGTGATTGACTCGGTAAAATAAGTCATGTTTATCATTGATTGAATCACTTAgttaacaaattgacacgtcaATTGGACCCACATTACTATTGCTGTTGAGAAGTTTTCTTCTCCAAACCACAACCTAAGTTGGCGCATGTAACTTATGAGGTTTGGACGAAAAATGAAATCTACCAACAATGACAAGACAAGTAGTATCCGACACTACTTCTGTAACTACACAACTGATGTACACGAGACTCATGCTATACGTTGTAAGCAAAGTCGTGTATCAATTGTCACAATGATTGTCCCTCCTTATCCTTATGGGAAAACATTTTACACCGATGGTGATGAAGGGGTTCAAAGAAGGTATGCTACCACATGGATTACCTCTTTCATTCGACACCAAATTGACATAGGATTGACAATATCATTTCTTAAGTATCAATTAACTTGGTTAAAATTGATAGGCTCGTGGTTCACAATGAGTTGCATTTTACTAGAGAAGTGTCTCAAAGAAGACAACAAAAGTCACCAACTCATGTTGTGGAGATCGTACCCccacttgagagagagagagaccacACCACTCCACACATGATTGCATGCCTTAGTGGAATTGCATATTCAGGTGGTGATGCACAACGATAGTGGCGTTGAGGGTGGCACAACAATGGCGGTTTCATGAATATGAGGCGTTTGGCACAACATCCAATGGTCCTATATGTGGTGGTGTCACACTTTTCAACTTCAATTAGTAATAGTGATGTGCAAACGACATGGTCTAATTCGAACTCGTTCAACCAATTAGCCACCAAATTTTGCACTCATGATTACATATTTATAGGAGGGGATTTAAGCAACCAAGGTCCCGGTTCCTGGTTGGATGGACAGATCCAATCCAGTTATGATATCATTTTGTTTGTAGCATAGTTTTTACTATAACATGATTTCATATAAAGATAAGTCATATAACAAGTTTCAAAAATAACCTTTTGGTGGTTGTTTTTGTTCGCACAGTGGCTTTGCTAAAATGGGATGAAGAAAGGCAGGGTTTAAAGAATATTTTCATTCACAACAAGATCCCTCACCTTCATCTTCCTTATTGAGGCGGGATTGTGGTTGCATTGCCTCTATCTTCCAGAATCTTGATGGGTTGTGCTGAGCAAAATACCACTGCTTCATCAGTTTTGTTCAACATAATAGAATTCCAATCGTATCTTATTGAGAATGCTACATCTCGCTCATTTCCCCCTCATTCTTACTTTCTCAACCCTTCATCTTGAGCTAGAAAATGAAATGGTGGCAAAAGAGTTAAATTGGTCTTAATCGGTTAACTATCGAGTTTTTGGTTTATTTCAAGCATATCCATTTTCATTGTGTTTCAGACCGATCATAAAACTAGTCTTAGGTCGAACTAATCTAACTGACTGGTCTAATTTTAAAAGCCATCATAATAATATATGTATTTCTCATTGCAATTGAAGTGTGTGAGGTTAGCACTACACACTAATATTTTCAATAAACATATTTTAGTTAAATGTATTTATTTtgtcatatatattttttgaacaattttgttataaaatattaatataattattttgttttcttcaaatcaatatatattagaaaagaagaacttccatagtgacgtgtcagcaccagattaattcttagtgacgtgtcagcaccagattaattctcataaaaattattccacgtgtcaatttgttagaggatataattttcaattgatatatgttttaattttatatattctaacctaattaattgatattattttagaagatataattttcaattgatatatgttttaattttatatattctaaaataattgattgatattattttaaaagataagatttggtcttttaatttattttaaatttatttttagaatatattgattaatttttattgaattttcaaattttttattaattcgggattttatgagtttttattgtgatttgctagattttgttagtttttatctatctttatttaataccttttttaattaatattagatttgattgagatttaggttgtttatttcttaattttattttaatttatcttattatttattttattttaaatccaggaaataatttattttattttagatttacttttagagtatattaattaatttttcttaaattttcggatttttaattaattcaggattttatgagtttttattgtgatttgctagactttaTAGTTTTTATccatctttatttagtacctttttaaattttagatttgattaggatttaggttgtttatttcttaattttatcttattatttatttaattttacttccaggaaatattttattttattttacatttatttatagagtataataattaatttttattgaattttcggatttttaattaatgcaggattttatgagtttttattgtgatttgctagattttgatagtttttatctatccttatttattatttatttagttttaatttcatgaaatattttattttatttttgagttacttttagagtacaaatgaatttttatggtatttttattgaattttcatatttttatttaattcaggattctatgagttttttattgtgatttgctagattttggtagtttttattatctttatttagtacctttttaaagtttagatttgattaggatttaggttgtttatttcttgattttatcttaatttattgtaaggcccaagtttttaagcttatgctaagtgaataaactttctattcacgattagggttgatgtaatgtgaagggaaacctgaacgaaagtttattaaatgaaatatatttatgaaggagaaagttcaggaaaagttcaaggattgcattatgatcgataaaagttatagcacgatcgttttacgcttaaacctaggtcagaaaccctagtatatagctaattttcacttttaggcacgacggaagttaattccaaaaatcttcagagaaatgttagaacttctctttttccatatatcacaatcgtttcgagacgaaactctagaatctacgaacgtccgattccaatcatcggaaggttGCCGAAAACGAaaccctggtttttcaaaaccctagaatttctcgacaatgaagactttttctattcagagcttcaaatgaatattctacacgcgtacacccatttctcttgatgatttcaatctttcttccgaaggaagttttctattccgacattcgatgcaaaaagcaacttatcgggtaaaatagttttataccgactatgcattagttgccaaaaatacaaagagacctcatttaagttttggaattctttcgccaaaacatatctattaattcacggagaatgacgccggaaaaatcagattcgcgaaactttcattttcccgcgaatttccaacctttatatatagcaaagaaaggaagaaaaactcaaattttcctccattttctctcctcaaagccgcgagttcaccaaggaagaaggagaagaagattttgttcaatccttgcttgatctttgatcaatcagttgctgcttcaaggcttcgaggtatagtcgctaatccttacctccgatcgctttttccatagcttttctgtagagttttctgagtggatagtttatgggtttttgcaaaactatcctgaatctttcatttctgattctaaacctcttccttatgcgcccaagatcacttctgccggattagattttccgttatgtcgccggaattccgccggaatcaatttgagcctaaaatacccatttttggagtttttggtgtaaagcttcaacctttaggctgaaaactatcgccttagcttagtgctagtaggattagttgtcataaacgtcgttggtgacgtccctgcaaaattttatttttgggatttcagttttgaaaatcctaagttaaaaatcatgaccaaaatacccctgcgacagtttttgatccgataatttttccgagttcagaatactcttagttacggcttatgaaagcataggaaccaagtttgatcgaagaaaaatcgagccccacaattaccaaaagtggccgagccctataggggaggaggaggaaaatttccttttccgaaaacttgtctttcgcgctagattatcgtaccttagagtatagattacttcgagtaaccttagtaagtatcgataacttagttttcgatagattctgatagtatttctgtggttttgctctaaaggtgattttgaggaattcccagaggagcaagcctttgattgtgaataagtgttaggagatcgtcctggagaatctacaggtgagggcttctcactgaatctctagttaatgcttagggtcgatgtttcgacattgtttactgtttatgcactggaattgtgtgtgattggaaaatgttttctgaggcttcggctgacaatgtagatgatgcatctactgaatgtttttgatgagtgaatgacatgctaagtgctaattgggtaatttaggatgtgtggtgcatgccttatatgctaggtgctatgtggttattgcttaagatattgacatatgacatgttgattgattatgatgagttaattctgcttttgcactataatctgagtttctgaacggtgagaaaagcgggcaggtcatgccgattttattttgagagttttgagaaagcttgaaaggacgaatgagattcgggccttgttgtggtgttgtatggatcgagacattctctggagtcatttggggattaggagatcccgagaacttataggattcgcgataagactaaaaggataattattttgtaaagaaaactcataagacattaaacaacctctaaatctttaagtaatggtaataatctcggaaggaagctttggatgcaaatcatagttttggaaaacgagaagtgtcgtcggatcccagcattgagaaagttgaggggcttcgagtatgtagatgttgtggtgctgttggagcagcgtttgttgttgtgctgttggagcagctattgtggttgtgctgttggagcagctatgttgttgggtgtatcttcgactttgcggcgcgaatccgtatgtccaaacccgacgggttgggccgattcggcaataattgttgacacgcgcgaatccgtatattcaatccgatggattggatcgattcggcggtagtcactcaggcacgcgtgagtccgtatgttcaatccgatggattggatcgattcagcgattgccattttacctcgcgtgaatccgtatgttcaatccgagggattggatcgattcagcgataacctttcgactcgcgcggatccgtatgttcaatctgatggattggatcgatttggcgatagtcattggacacgcgcaatgtctgtatgttcgactcttttgagtgaaccgacttggcgttgtcatttgttgcgtgtgcgagtccgtatgttcatcccgatgggttggatcgactcgacatgcctaattgtgggagttgcgtgtgcgagtccgtatgttcaacccaaggggttggatcgactcgacatgcctaattgtgggagttgcgtgtgcgagtccgtatgttcaacccaaggggttggatcgacttgacatgcctaattgttgggctatcctggggataagtccgggaaaccggtagtttccgagtatgtgatactctttgcttgttgagcagttgtgaccatcggattgagatgagtcgaatgatccggagatcatcatgagttactatgttgatgtgaagaagtgtcttttgtcgcagaatcgactttaccttagggtaagcttttagagactttaatttacctagaacacgtggcgacgtgtcgagtgagagtcggagacgttgtttgactaatcatcctgcattcatgcatactgatttagttgtcgagtgtgattgttatttgttaatcctatttggaacatgttaattgttattattgctgttaagttcattatggaatatgcaaccctaggatgttatccctagctataagcctaagtggctattctcttatctatatctattggtgctattatttatgtaattctttggagttgaccctcgcgtcttctgtgtgtgctttggcggacaaacgccctttgtcagatgtctttggcggactggttcacgacggttcacccttcgggggaaactagagttgggatgctggaacaggagcgcatcgcgagagcgagcggaggacggatggtgtacatagactaggtcgttctggatttcgaattcggacgacgatcatgctagcatgtaggttttagtgctggtgtgagctcctcgagatgggattagtgtaggagtagagtcttagctctgaacatcatttgttttctttggggacagggtagtttcccacctatagctttttgtgtggttcctttacgggaatcacagagagttggttggacttaagaggtcttgttttaggccatctgggctgacttattcttattttgagggacagtgttgcagacacctaacctttcttttggattataccttttgcatacgggcgttcttttctactactttccgtcactggaggttactcgtgacgaggttgggtacttacagcgggggttgtaaatatatattggataatagttttattgcttttcgcatttgggttttatttaattcagtcttgtcttagttattatatcgaaaaaaaaatattcacgtatttccgcattaagtttacttttggttactaaagtgacgccaccgaaatcggggtgttacatttatcttattatttatttaatgttaattctaagaaaagggagttgatttggtgctgagggtccacaaagctaccctggacacgcagagatttgatagctgctatttctacctctgccacatgtcgcgatcaggacagaggtatgtcgtaagatgatgttacgtgaagaagagtttatcatgttgtgattgatggtttgtgccatttcagtttatcctttgttcgtaattcaatcctggattcttaaatttcacatattttgtgtgttttgatccaaaagtttacaaatttttgcatagaccctttaacgaatcattgttgaagacgtaatgttttgattctgatgtaatgttttttctattgttcttcttccgcttttgtatttttttaaaccagattttagtatagtttgtagaaatccatgcgtgtgaagtcattctaaaccagattttggtataatttatagaaatttacgaaacttaggatagcctgaatttatattcatttctcaaattttgcccgtttttattcatcatgtttgagctgtgtgtataagcatactatttgcactgtatgtgaatgatgcacaacttactatttttttttaatgatgcacaggtcagtcaaattgatgaaagcatatgaagagctcacatttaatcttcatgagtatgtttagcccattcttaaggttggttcatgttttcctcaaacttattagttttgcatatactcatgttttagtatgtcaattgggtgacttatcttactttgctctatatatttccttaagttcaatttaaattgattgttagtataagtttattggtgaagtaaccacaattattttgggtgggagaattattttgtttttttctcacatatatagataatttgttggggtgcgcacatatggggcaatacaccattttttgtttctcttgactgaaatgtgtctttgattttttgtttcacaagggtttcaccccaagattcacaaatacactaaatacaattcttttcctttcaaattggtgaaggagggtattttgttcttcaagacttcattttgggtttccgtttcaatcttcttcatgaattgattttgttcttcaactaattgtaagatgtcatatgcttaaaggattcctgcttttctcttcttaatcaaaagcaaaaggattgaggaaaagaaaatctactagggtgcagaatattcactaattggaaaaaaaaaataacacgtgtcattctcagattaattctcataaaaaaaaaatacattttaaaattttagatttgattaggatttatgttgtttatttcttgattttatcttaatttatttttgatttat
This is a stretch of genomic DNA from Lotus japonicus ecotype B-129 chromosome 1, LjGifu_v1.2. It encodes these proteins:
- the LOC130720756 gene encoding pyridoxine/pyridoxamine 5'-phosphate oxidase 1, chloroplastic isoform X1, whose protein sequence is MPSSIVKGRRSMTSTLTLTSLFLTHSLSQTHKTATIHTLSPSSLRHRNPLFQFFSGILRPSRIRPISTAKAASVQTMASVVDSDSVTYLAQREAAEIDETLMGPLGFSVDQLMELAGLSVATSISEVYKPSEYSRVLTICGPGNNGGDGLVAARHLHHFGYKPLVCYPKRTPKPLYAGLVTQLEALSIPFLAVEDLPSDLSNDFDILVDAMFGFSFHGSPRPPFDDLIQRLVSLNNYNQNGQKKPVIVSIDIPSGWHVEEGDVDGTGIKPDMLVSLTAPKSCAKKFGGPHHFLGGRFVPPAIAEKYKLILPPYPGTSMCVRIGKPPQIDISALRENYISPEFLEEEVEADPINQFRKWFDDAVVAGLKEPNAMSLSTVGKDGKPSSRMVLLKGVDKDGFVWYTNYGSQKARELSENPHAALLFYWDGLNRQVRVEGSVEKVPEEESEQYFHSRPRGSQIGAIVSKQSSVVPGRHVLYEEYKELEQKFADGSLIPKPKSWGGYRLTPKLFEFWQGQKSRLHDRLRYVPHEINGQRLWKVERLAP
- the LOC130720756 gene encoding pyridoxine/pyridoxamine 5'-phosphate oxidase 1, chloroplastic isoform X2, with the translated sequence MPSSIVKGRRSMTSTLTLTSLFLTHSLSQTHKTATIHTLSPSSLRHRNPLFQFFSGILRPSRIRPISTAKAASVQTMASVVDSDSVTYLAQREAAEIDETLMGPLGFSVDQLMELAGLSVATSISEVYKPSEYSRVLTICGPGNNGGDGLVAARHLHHFGYKPLVCYPKRTPKPLYAGLVTQLEALSIPFLAVEDLPSDLSNDFDILVDAMFGFSFHGSPRPPFDDLIQRLVSLNNYNQNGQKKPVIVSIDIPSGWHVEEGDVDGTGIKPDMLVSLTAPKSCAKKFGGPHHFLGGRFVPPAIAEKYKLILPPYPGTSMCVRIGKPPQIDISALRENYISPEFLEEEVEADPINQFRKWFDDAVVAGLKEPNAMSLSTVGKDGKPSSRMVLLKGVDKDGFVWYTNYGSQKARELSENPHAALLFYWDGLNRQVRVEGSVEKVPEEESEQYFHSRPRGSQIGAIVSKQSSVVPGRHVLYEEYKELEQKFADGSLIPKPKSWGGYRLTPKLFEFWQGQKSRLHDRWLLPRL